A window of the Fulvia fulva chromosome 11, complete sequence genome harbors these coding sequences:
- a CDS encoding RecQ-mediated genome instability protein 1, producing the protein MPPSTGDMQQVTTDIASALAAKHIPPTQQWLQHFSQSIRLNTPLQALQKTAEFRLLGTDITSSLQSFPRSVFPAGIASPEVKEQRIPGPVPVQVLDSEDIGRSRWSQVEAIEMEERGETRKGHEVIRVVPDEDDADPASTANSGAGGPSGPHKLLLQDTKGNKAYAFELEPVNGIDASLSIGAKLVIRDFVVARGVVMLTARGTEVLGGKIDAWDKKWKEDRKKVLKQKAGWTENPTANAVD; encoded by the coding sequence ATGCCGCCATCAACTGGCGACATGCAGCAAGTCACCACAGATATTGCCAGCGCTTTGGCTGCCAAGCACATTCCACCCACTCAACAATGGCTACAGCATTTCTCGCAGTCCATCAGGCTCAACACGCCCCTTCAAGCTTTGCAGAAGACTGCTGAGTTTCGCCTCCTCGGGACAGATATTACTTCGTCGCTGCAGTCATTCCCGCGTTCTGTCTTTCCCGCTGGCATAGCAAGTCCGGAAGTGAAGGAACAGCGTATCCCGGGACCCGTGCCAGTCCAAGTCCTTGACAGTGAAGACATCGGTCGCAGTCGATGGAGCCAAGTCGAAGCGATCGAGATGGAGGAGCGAGGCGAGACTCGCAAGGGCCACGAAGTCATCCGTGTTGTGCCCGACGAGGACGATGCTGATCCAGCTTCCACTGCAAATTCTGGTGCGGGGGGACCTTCCGGTCCGCACAAGTTATTGCTTCAAGACACGAAAGGCAACAAAGCCTATGCTTTCGAGCTTGAACCTGTCAACGGAATCGACGCCTCCCTTTCCATAGGAGCGAAGCTGGTGATTCGCGACTTCGTGGTGGCTCGCGGTGTAGTCATGCTCACAGCTCGCGGTACAGAAGTTCTAGGTGGGAAGATTGATGCCTGGGATAAGAAGTGGAAAGAGGACAGAAAGAAGGTCCTCAAGCAGAAGGCAGGGTGGACCGAGAATCCGACAGCAAACGCGGTTGATTGA
- a CDS encoding Acid phosphatase, translating to MRFSVTVAATAALAALPALGLNILMGNDDGFGAAQLREFYRLLKAEGHNIVVVSEADNQSGMGGRAVFTNNASLARNSEYGLIKAAATAFVGLDYVIPNFTDFKEPDLVVPGPNFGTNLGPFLYTLSGTAGYTYGSVGRGYPAIAFSGGNSEQRSYQWINKTTASGHPDPATIQAQLAVKVVQALVKNTKKGERLMPLGYGITVNTPFITSLTNDSCINPPFVQTRLTGGADYDLAVFNKTSGLFTYANIVPEGGNVCINGDCSLPGETEVLNKGCQSSISVFTVDYDAPIGSAQTHIRHKFNSIGPYNGTGEGNKTAPGYGNGGHGSMPWGYQSNGTRHHWSARWNLED from the exons ATGCGTTTCTCTGTTACCGTAGCTGCGACTGCAGCTCTTGCTGCATTGCCAGCGCTCGGCCTGAACATCCTCATGGGCAACGATGACGGCTTTGGTGCTGCTCAACTTCGCGAGTTCTACCGCCTCCTCAAGGCTGAAGGCCACAACATCGTAGTCGTTTCAGAAGCCGATAACCAGAGTGGTATGGGTGGCAGAGCCGTCTTCACAAACAATGCATCGCTTGCACGAAACAGCGAATACGGCCTCATCAAGGCTG CCGCTACCGCTTTCGTGGGCCTCGACTATGTGATTCCCAACTTCACAGACTTCAAAGAGCCAGATCTGGTTGTACCTGGACCGAACTTCGGTACGAACTTGGGACCATTCCTTTACACACTCTCCGGTACTGCGGGATATACCTACGGATCTGTCGGTCGTGGCTACCCAGCTATTGCTTTCTCCGGTGGGAACAGCGAACAACGGTCGTACCAATGGATCAACAAGACCACCGCTTCAGGTCACCCAGACCCAGCCACCATCCAGGCTCAACTCGCCGTCAAGGTCGTCCAAGCTCTCGTCAAGAACACCAAGAAGGGCGAGCGTTTGATGCCTCTCGGCTACGGCATCACTGTCAACACTCCATTCATTACCTCCCTCACCAACGATAGCTGCATCAACCCACCCTTCGTCCAGACGCGCTTGACTGGCGGTGCCGATTACGATCTTGCAGTCTTCAACAAGACCAGTGGGCTTTTCACGTATGCCAATATCGTGCCTGAGGGTGGCAATGTCTGCATCAATGGCGACTGCAGCTTGCCAGGCGAGACGGAGGTCCTGAACAAAGGATGCCAGAGCTCAATTTCGGTGTTTACTGTCGATTATGATGCGCCAATTGGATCGGCGCAGACTCATATTCGCCATAAGTTCAACTCTATTGGGCCGTATAATGGTACCGGCGAAGGTAATAAGACTGCACCAGGATATGGCAATGGGGGGCATGGTAGTATGCCATGGGGATACCAGTCAAATGGCACTAGGCACCATTGGAGTGCTAGGTGGAACCTGGAGGACTAG
- a CDS encoding Ubiquitin carboxyl-terminal hydrolase isozyme L5: protein MPPNRGTKRTANGAAATTTTTNGDKSLALPDRQTWPGWVEMESEPAFFSVMLQEMGARGIKVQELYGTEPEDLIPLPRPIHALIFLFRYKTEDRDEVDTTINTDHVWFANQIPDFACASVALLNIINNIPGLDMGKELNDFKDFTEDMNPMARGDAIDNFEFVRRIHNSFARTTDLLQADVHTKGKFDKYKKSVSAAKAREAKRARQAAKPPAKAKAAKAAKAGATAVRSSGRSRKATPDLSDAELSTTTSDWRSRRQTRRLPEDSDDEFSPTAKRKGKNNPVKDEDDELDTNGADAADEKVQPRRSGRARRPPKEAVAAAKAARETDYEAEEGYHFIAYMPIGDHVWKLDGLDGQPHDLGSFGLGGNGADGGSGDWMHVATPAIQQRMMDFAGESVAFNLMAVVRDPAVKEHQELVQNVKAIQAYDKKLDKVSEGWREFEGAETRKDVVTGITPEFGIAQLDIEQASLPPEVEDNVTAHDHVTDLIKLRAKVIAQQTFLRANLRDASWQSKDDQDKARHRRHDYNSFVTGWLGALAEKEVLADLLES from the exons ATGCCGCCGAACAGAGGCACTAAGCGCACAGCCAATGGCGCCGCTGCGACGACGACTACTACCAACGGCGACAAAAGCCTTGCGTTGCCAGACCGCCAAACATGGCCAGGATGGGTCGAGATGGAGAGCGAGCCC GCATTCTTCAGTGTGATGTTACAAGAAATGGGCGCTCGAGGCATCAAGGTGCAGGAACTGTACGGCACAGAGCCCGAAGATCTCATCCCACTACC TCGACCAATACACGCTTTGATATTCCTCTTTCGATACAAGACGGAAGATCGGGACGAAGTCGACACAACAATCAACACTGACCACGTATGGTTTGCCAACCAAATACCCGACTTTGCTTGTGCCTCTGTTGCTCTGCTCAACATCATCAACAACATACCCGGCCTCGACATGGGCAAAGAACTCAACGACTTCAAGGACTTCACCGAGGATATGAACCCAATGGCTCGTGGCGACGCCATCGACAACTTCGAGTTTGTTCGGCGCATACACAACTCATTTGCACGAACGACAGACTTACTCCAGGCCGATGTGCACACCAAAGGGAAGTTCGACAAGTACAAGAAGAGTGTCTCAGCTGCCAAAGCTCGTGAAGCGAAACGTGCGAGGCAAGCTGCTAAGCCACCAGCCAAGGCGAAGGCTGCGAAGGCTGCGAAGGCAGGAGCGACCGCAGTGCGATCATCTGGGAGAAGCAGAAAAGCGACGCCAGATCTTTCGGATGCTGAATTAAGCACAACGACCTCTGACTGGCGATCACGTCGCCAGACGAGGAGATTGCCAGAAGACTCTGACGATGAGTTCAGCCCAACCGCGAAGCGCAAAGGAAAAAACAATCCAGTCAAGGACGAGGATGATGAGCTGGACACCAATGGTGCTGATGCTGCAGACGAGAAAGTCCAGCCTCGACGCTCCGGCCGTGCTCGAAGGCCACCCAAGGAAGCCGTCGCCGCCGCCAAAGCCGCCAGAGAAACAGACTACGAAGCTGAAGAAGGCTACCACTTCATTGCCTACATGCCCATTGGCGACCACGTCTGGAAGCTCGACGGTCTAGATGGCCAACCGCACGATCTTGGCTCTTTCGGCCTCGGTGGCAACGGTGCTGATGGAGGCTCGGGCGACTGGATGCATGTCGCCACCCCGGCTATACAGCAACGCATGATGGATTTCGCAGGCGAAAGTGTGGCCTTCAACTTGATGGCAGTGGTGCGCGATCCGGCTGTGAAGGAGCACCAAGAGCTCGTACAGAACGTCAAAGCTATCCAAGCCTACGACAAGAAGCTCGACAAAGTATCCGAAGGCTGGCGAGAGTTTGAAGGCGCAGAGACGAGGAAAGATGTCGTGACAGGGATAACACCAGAGTTCGGCATCGCGCAGCTCGACATCGAACAAGCGTCATTACCACCGGAAGTCGAAGACAATGTCACAGCACACGACCATGTCACCGATCTCATCAAGCTGCGCGCGAAGGTCATTGCACAGCAGACCTTCTTGCGTGCCAATCTGCGCGATGCTTCGTGGCAGTCTAAAGATGATCAGGACAAGGCACGGCATCGGAGACATGACTACAACAGCTTCGTGACTGGCTGGCTTGGTGCGCTCGCTGAGAAGGAAGTTCTGGCAGATCTGCTGGAGTCGTGA
- a CDS encoding Ribonuclease T2-like: MAWVERLQNASSSRLEGFLPSKPDFIHKMPSPRTISGFALSAIGTAQQVLGSLSSPVSRRADLGDSKTCSGGQLSCQNTTAQQDLCCFNSPGGALLQTQFWDTNPQTGPVDSWTIHGLWPDNCDGTYEANCDDNRAYTNITAILNSYGKQDLVSYMNTYWPDYKSQNEQFWEHEWSKHGTCVSTLDPDCYTSYQPTEEVPDFFQRTVDLFKTLPSYTWLADAGISPSSSHTYTLAQIENALAKQHGGFKPYVGCASGALDELWYFYNVRGSVQKGTFEPSQSLTRSNCPSSGIKYLPKSSGGGSPTSTMTAPGSSPTSSPGGTFSGSGYLNVVSGGSQNGCIISAGTWYTSGTCATITATASGDGFTLKSSKGNCGVVSGEFTCGSGVTSTVFTGEGNTLEYSGSTAFSTDSTPSGSTQAKVYPGSSKATKFTIAWQSR; encoded by the exons ATGGCGTGGGTTGAAAGATTACAAAATGCTTCCTCCTCCCGTCTGGAAGGCTTCTTGCCCAGCAAGCCAGACTTCATCCACAAGATGCCCTCTCCACGCACCATCTCGGGCTTCGCCCTCTCAGCCATCGGCACAGCACAACAAGTCCTAGGCAGCCTCAGCAGCCCCGTCTCCCGCCGTGCGGATCTAGGAGACTCCAAGACTTGCTCAGGCGGCCAGCTCTCTTGCCAAAACACCACCGCCCAGCAAGACCTCTGCTGCTTCAACAGCCCCGGCGGCGCCCTCCTTCAGACCCAATTCTGGGACACAAACCCTCAAAC GGGCCCCGTCGACTCCTGGACAATCCACGGCCTGTGGCCCGACAACTGTGATGGCACCTACGAAGCCAACTGCGACGACAACCGCGCTTACACCAACATCACCGCCATCCTTAACTCCTACGGCAAGCAGGATCTCGTGTCGTATATGAATACCTACTGGCCCGACTACAAAAGTCAAAACGAGCAGTTCTGGGAACACGAATGGAGCAAGCATGGAACTTGTGTCTCTACTCTCGACCCAGATTGCTATACGTCCTACCAACCGACCGAGGAAGTCCCTGATTTCTTCCAGCGGACTGTGGATCTCTTCAAAACACTTCCATCTTACACATGGCTCGCGGACGCCGGGATCTCGCCTTCGTCGAGTCATACGTACACCCTGGCACAGATCGAGAATGCTCTGGCTAAGCAACATGGTGGTTTCAAGCCATACGTCGGCTGTGCATCAGGCGCGCTCGATGAGTTGTGGTATTTCTACAACGTTCGTGGATCCGTGCAGAAGGGAACATTCGAGCCTTCGCAGTCGTTGACGAGGTCGAATTGCCCGAGCTCAGGAATCAAATACCTTCCAAAGTCTAGCGGTGGTGGTTCACCAACTTCGACCATGACTGCACCTGGCTCCAGCCCCACGTCCTCGCCTGGTGGCACTTTCAGCGGATCGGGATACTTGAATGTTGTATCTGGTGGCAGTCAGAACGGATGCATCATATCTGCCGGTACTTGGTACACCTCTGGCACATGCGCGACCATCACTGCGACCGCCTCTGGTGATGGCTTCACCCTCAAGTCCTCGAAGGGCAACTGCGGTGTAGTCTCAGGTGAGTTCACGTGTGGTTCTGGTGTCACGAGCACAGTCTTCACCGGCGAGGGCAACACTCTCGAGTACAGCGGCTCAACCGCTTTCTCGACAGACTCAACGCCTTCCGGCAGCACTCAAGCTAAAGTGTACCCTGGCAGCAGCAAGGCAACCAAGTTCACGATCGCATGGCAGAGCAGATAG
- a CDS encoding Nitrate transporter: protein MGFSISLLWKAPEVNPFNHKARSVPVFNPINKYGRVFFFSWFGFLLAFWSWYAFPPLLHDIIAKDLGLTQIQVSNSNIIALVATLLVRLVAGPACDRFGPRKTFAGCLLIGAIPTFLSGTAYNVHQLYALRFFIGILGGSFVPCQVWTTGFYDKNIIGTANSLTAGLGNAGGGITYFVMPAVYESLISDGLTPHTAWRVAFMVPGVLIVAVALALLFLCQDTPTGKWSERQTATIDTTQQSQVGTIVDLPTSTPDSQHASGTSTPQHGLILDEKDEKHLHNSTTKDPESQTGSSQILSTANLETIQNPSLKTMAQIAISPQTLVVGACYFCSFGAELAINSILGTYYGVQFTSQNLSLQQSSNWAAMFGLMNALFRPLGGVVSDYAYKASGQNVWSKKILLHTYNIIAGAFLLAIGVTGPTDLATLVCLVGIGFAFFLEGANGLNFSLVPHVHPYANGVVSGFTGACGNLGGIIFAIIFRYEGKDYAKSIWTIGVIMVAINLAVCWIKPVAKARPGL, encoded by the exons ATGGGCTTCTCCATATCGTTACTTTGGAAGGCGCCTGAGGTCAACCCATTCAACCACAAGGCCCGATCAGTACCCGTCTTTAATCCCATCAACAAGTATGGGAGGGTGTTTTTCTTCTCGTGGTTTGGTTTCTTACTCGCGTTCTGGTCGTG GTATGCCTTTCCACCACTCCTCCACGATATCATCGCCAAAGATCTAGGCCTTACCCAGATTCAAGTCAGCAACTCTAACATCATCGCTCTGGTTGCGACACTCCTTGTTCGCCTGGTGGCAGGACCGGCCTGTGATCGCTTCGGGCCACGCAAGACGTTTGCAGGATGTCTACTCATTGGCGCTATCCCAACATTCCTCTCCGGCACAGCATACAACGTCCATCAACTCTACGCACTACGCTTCTTCATCGGCATTCTCGGTGGTAGTTTCGTACCATGTCAGGTGTGGACGACCGGTTTCTACGACAAGAACATCATCGGCACAGCCAACTCCCTGACAGCGGGTCTAGGTAATGCCGGTGGAGGCATCACATACTTCGTCATGCCCGCCGTGTACGAGAGCCTTATCAGCGATGGTCTCACACCACATACCGCGTGGCGTGTTGCATTCATGGTCCCCGGCGTCCTGATAGTGGCTGTAGCGCTTGCTTTACTGTTCCTCTGCCAGGACACACCCACCGGCAAATGGTCAGAGCGCCAGACAGCAACGATCGACACCACCCAGCAATCACAAGTCGGCACCATCGTCGACCTCCCCACCAGCACCCCTGACTCCCAGCACGCCTCCGGCACCTCAACACCCCAACACGGCCTCATCCTCGACGAAAAAGACGAAAAGCACCTCCACAACTCCACCACCAAAGACCCCGAATCCCAAACCGGCTCCAGTCAAATCCTCTCCACCGCCAACCTCGAAACCATCCAAAACCCCTCCCTCAAAACCATGGCGCAAATCGCCATCTCCCCTCAAACCCTCGTCGTAGGCGCCTGCTACTTCTGCTCCTTCGGCGCCGAACTCGCCATCAACTCCATCCTCGGCACATACTACGGCGTCCAATTCACATCCCAGAACCTCAGCCTGCAGCAATCGTCCAACTGGGCGGCGATGTTTGGACTGATGAATGCGTTGTTTCGACCGTTGGGAGGGGTTGTGAGTGATTATGCGTACAAGGCGAGTGGGCAGAATGTTTGGAGTAAGAAGATTCTTCTGCATACGTATAACATCATCGCGGGTGCGTTCTTGTTGGCGATTGGGGTGACGGGTCCGACGGATCTGGCTACACTGGTGTGTCTGGTTGGGATCGGGTTTGCGTTTTTCCTTGAGGGTGCGAATGGGTTGAACTTTTCGCTGGTGCCGCATGTGCATCCCTATGCGAATGGTGTGGTGTCGGGGTTCACGGGGGCTTGTGGAAACCTTGGAGGTATTATCTTCGCGATCATCTTTCGGTATGAGGGCAAGGACTATGCGAAGAGTATTTGGACTATTGGGGTGATTATGGTTGCGATCAATTTAGCGGTTTGTTGGATTAAGCCGGTGGCGAAGGCGAGGCCTGGGCTGTAA
- a CDS encoding Enoyl-CoA isomerase/hydratase yields the protein MLQTARHQLARGGRSAFLQQYLKASSVRCYSSGLQSTIKLSSLQAPHSGEIAVLSLNRPKARNAISKQLLGELNRVVEQLHSEGAKSSTRALILASESDDAFCAGADLKERLTFSEDDTKDFLKTLRHTFHRLSTLPIPTISAISSTAFGGGLELALCTNFRVMSSTASIGLPETRLAIIPGAGGTYRLPALIGESRARDLILTGRRVSGEEAYFIGLCDRIVQIREDEQNGSGVARGKVLEQAVEMATNICEGGPVAIRAAMEAVNGWKKGAESENKAYEQILNTSDRTEALRAFGEKRKPAFKGR from the exons ATGTTGCAAACAGCCAGACACCAGCTCGCACGAGGCGGTCGCAGCGCTTTCCTGCAGCAGTACCTGAAGGCCAGCTCCGTGAGATGCTATAGCAGTGGTCTTCAGTCGACCATCAAGCTCAGCAGCTTGCAGGCGCCACACTCTGGCGAGATTGCCGTGCTGTCGCTGAACAGGCCCAAGGCACGCAATGCCATCTCCAAGCAGTTGCTCGGCGAGCTGAACCGCGTCGTCGAGCAACTTCACTCCGAGGGAGCCAAGAGCAGCACCCGCGCCCTGATCCTGGCCAGCGAGAGCGACGATGCCTTCTGCGCAGGAGCAGACCTCAAGGAACGGCTGACGTTCAGCGAGGATGA CACGAAAGACTTCCTCAAAACCCTCCGCCACACCTTCCACCGCCTGTCCACCCTCCCCATTCCCACCATCTCCGCCATCTCCTCCACCGCCTTCGGCGGCGGCCTCGAACTAGCCCTGTGCACAAACTTCCGCGTCATGTCCTCCACAGCCTCCATCGGGTTGCCCGAAACCCGCCTCGCCATCATCCCCGGCGCTGGAGGGACCTACCGCCTCCCTGCCTTGATCGGCGAATCCCGCGCTCGAGACCTGATCCTTACAGGACGCCGAGTCTCCGGAGAAGAGGCGTACTTCATCGGACTATGTGATAGGATCGTGCAGATCCGTGAAGATGAGCAGAACGGGAGTGGAGTCGCGAGGGGCAAGGTCCTGGAGCAGGCTGTGGAAATGGCGACGAATATCTGTGAAGGGGGCCCAGTCGCGATCAGAGCGGCGATGGAGGCGGTGAATGGGTGGAAGAAGGGAGCGGAGAGTGAGAATAAGGCTTATGAGCAGATCCTCAACACGAGTGATAGGACTGAGGCGTTGAGGGCTTTTGGGGAGAAGAGGAAGCCGGCTTTCAAGGGAAGGTAG
- a CDS encoding 40S ribosomal protein S20, with protein sequence MSFQDPKKTSQLDAPKIHKIRITLTSRKVASLEKVCEELIQRAKSKELRVKGPVRLPTKNLKISTRKTPCGEGSKTWDMYEMRIHKRLIDLNAPTEVVKQIIINIEAGVEVEVTIAA encoded by the exons ATGTCTTTCCAGGACCCAAAGAAGACCTCGCAGCTCGATGCGCCAAAGATCCACAAGATCCGCATCACCCTCACTTCCCGCAAGGTCGCCTCGCTCGAGAAGGTCTGCGAGGAGCTGATCCAGCGTGCCAAGAGCAAGGAACTGCGCGTCAAGGGCCCAGTCCGTCTCCCAACCAAGAACCTCAAGATCAGCACCCGTAAGACTCCTTGCGGTGAGGGCTCCAAGACCTGGGACATGTACGAGATGAG AATCCACAAGCGTCTGATCGACTTGAACGCCCCAACCGAGGTCGTCAAGCAGATCATCATCAACATCGAGGCTGGTGTTGAGGTTGAGGTTACCATTGCCGCATAA